The Candidatus Polarisedimenticolia bacterium genome window below encodes:
- a CDS encoding DUF2752 domain-containing protein: MPPLRSDRLVVALAAGACLAGTFVLPPDRPLPIDLCLWHRVTGLPCLTCGLTRATCLFARGLWRESLAMHAAGWLVLSGLAVAAAWTGTEAVAGRDLAGGIKQRLMAACVWGGLGLSVLTWLARLAGSRGSG; this comes from the coding sequence GTGCCGCCGCTGCGGAGCGATCGCCTCGTCGTCGCGCTGGCCGCCGGTGCGTGCCTCGCCGGCACGTTCGTGCTGCCTCCGGATCGACCGCTGCCCATCGACCTCTGCCTCTGGCACCGCGTCACCGGCCTGCCGTGCCTGACCTGCGGCCTCACCCGCGCCACATGCCTGTTTGCCCGTGGCCTCTGGAGGGAGAGCCTGGCGATGCATGCCGCCGGGTGGCTTGTGCTGTCCGGCCTCGCGGTGGCCGCCGCCTGGACGGGGACCGAGGCGGTGGCGGGGCGCGACCTCGCAGGCGGCATCAAGCAACGGCTCATGGCCGCCTGCGTCTGGGGCGGGCTGGGGCTGTCCGTTCTCACCTGGCTGGCACGCCTGGCGGGGAGCCGGGGCTCGGGCTGA
- a CDS encoding AAA family ATPase produces the protein MRRVPLENIGDLELLIASHNSIVAIESAEEERVRTLVAEAAVRQELPFFEWKVTTGLLRMGTADPIDETEKPALALKAAAGMRTEAVYLFYDLHKYFEDPAILRALRDIGEAFAADRRTLVLCAPALDIPDDLKACSARIRLELPDVEALRELTVRTLRGLGAPQRIKIDLSLPEIGQLIDSLRGLTLQEAQRVLMAAALDDLRLDKKDFRHILERKKSLIAGDGVLDLEAQDATLLQIGGLDHLKAWLKRRAAGFSPEAQKHGLEAPKGILLIGVQGCGKSLCARAVASEWGLPLLRLEAGALYDKFVGESERKLRAALATAEAMAPCVLWIDEIEKGFSGRTGAESDGGLSRRIFGTFVSWLQDRRRPVCVTATANDIQALPPELLRKGRFDEIFFVDLPGDAARRSIVAVHLAKRSLEPKEFGLAELAAASEGFSGAEIEAAIVSALYSAFSDRQSVSTAHVLAEIRKAVPLSRTCREAIDALREWARGRTVPAASDPVRPATSAA, from the coding sequence GTGCGGAGGGTGCCCCTGGAAAACATCGGAGATCTGGAGCTGCTCATCGCTTCGCACAACTCGATCGTGGCGATCGAGAGCGCCGAAGAGGAGCGCGTGCGCACCCTGGTCGCGGAGGCGGCGGTGCGCCAGGAGCTGCCGTTCTTCGAGTGGAAGGTGACCACCGGCCTCCTGCGGATGGGTACGGCGGATCCGATCGATGAGACGGAGAAGCCGGCCCTGGCGCTGAAGGCGGCGGCCGGGATGCGGACCGAGGCGGTCTACCTCTTCTACGATCTGCACAAGTACTTCGAGGACCCGGCGATCCTGCGGGCCCTCCGAGACATCGGCGAGGCCTTCGCGGCCGACCGGCGAACCCTCGTCCTGTGCGCCCCGGCCCTCGACATCCCGGACGACCTGAAGGCCTGCTCCGCGCGGATCCGCCTCGAGTTGCCGGACGTGGAGGCGCTCCGCGAGCTGACCGTGCGCACGCTGCGCGGGCTGGGAGCGCCGCAGCGGATCAAGATCGACCTGTCCCTCCCCGAGATCGGCCAGTTGATCGACTCGCTGCGCGGTCTGACCCTCCAGGAGGCGCAGCGGGTCCTGATGGCCGCGGCGCTGGACGACCTGCGCCTCGACAAGAAGGATTTCAGGCACATCCTGGAGCGCAAGAAGAGCCTGATCGCCGGCGACGGAGTGCTCGATCTCGAGGCCCAGGACGCCACCCTGCTTCAGATAGGCGGCCTCGATCATCTCAAAGCCTGGCTGAAGAGGCGCGCCGCCGGGTTCTCACCCGAAGCGCAGAAGCACGGCCTCGAGGCGCCCAAGGGGATCCTCCTGATCGGCGTCCAGGGGTGCGGCAAGAGCCTCTGCGCCAGGGCGGTGGCCAGCGAGTGGGGACTGCCTCTGCTGCGGCTCGAGGCGGGGGCTCTCTACGACAAGTTCGTCGGCGAGTCCGAAAGAAAGCTCCGTGCCGCCCTGGCGACGGCCGAGGCGATGGCGCCGTGCGTCCTCTGGATCGACGAGATCGAGAAGGGCTTCTCCGGACGGACCGGCGCGGAGTCCGACGGCGGCCTGTCGCGACGGATCTTCGGCACGTTCGTCTCGTGGCTGCAGGACCGCAGGCGACCGGTGTGCGTGACCGCCACCGCCAATGACATTCAGGCGCTCCCGCCCGAGCTGCTGCGCAAGGGGCGCTTCGACGAGATCTTCTTCGTCGACCTGCCGGGCGATGCAGCCCGCCGCTCCATCGTCGCGGTGCACCTGGCCAAGCGGAGCCTGGAACCGAAGGAGTTCGGCCTGGCGGAGCTGGCCGCCGCCAGCGAGGGGTTCAGCGGCGCGGAGATCGAAGCCGCGATCGTCTCGGCCCTGTACTCCGCCTTCAGCGACCGGCAATCCGTGTCGACGGCCCACGTCCTCGCGGAGATCCGCAAGGCGGTCCCCCTGTCCCGCACCTGCCGCGAGGCGATCGACGCGTTGCGCGAGTGGGCCAGGGGGCGCACCGTTCCGGCCGCGAGCGACCCGGTCCGGCCCGCGACCAGCGCCGCCTGA
- the smc gene encoding chromosome segregation protein SMC, whose product MARILKLDRMEILGFKSFYGRTRFDFPDGITAVVGPNGCGKSNIGDAISWVLGEQRASSLRSDRMEDVIFNGSEGRRPLGMAEVSLHFKNILLAGNDRSRGNGNGRTNGRGGGNGHAAGNGHDADPVRAPDSIPVPEPVAASGPAAAPPAAADFQVPIPVATKGEGGPAGLLVTGIEEIPEDVVVTRRIYRSGESEYILNGARCRLKDIMDLLAKTDIGSRLYSTIEQGKIDQVLAARPKDRRAMFEEAAGILGYKGKRRQAEVKLEAAHANLLRINDIVVEVEKQIQTLRRQAGKARRYQRLVESLRAKRLDLAQRRLVALDADRDATAAAIEALRAEEAAVASGLAAGEADLERLRLQLEEGEASARRRREEIHAFDLEIDRIQERVRSGREQGRELEARLAEVEGELTSLATRLSEREARLAAVVAELAALESSQRQGTAANQADDADDGERARHIVSLEAGLEAARARLLGEIETMAAATRRRAMLEEQARLARASLEKAGRETGDLRAARQRLDAQVATLERESEAGSDRARAAASAHDASLGTDREAAARLAAAEGRAEELKGRAAVMAERLAALDELERQRAGFSEGVGDLLGGAGGVAARGVVGDRLDVPRGLEKAIEATLGDLLEGVVVDGDDAAARGIGYLRTSARGRVSFVAEEVGPSSAEETGGPGEAARQPGVIGRLADRIAGAPPGPIARILSRTLLVEDLDRALDLRRSHPAFAYVTPQGDIVRLDGAITGGDGRALQHWLLARRAEREDIARQISGVEAARATAEADLIGLREERAGAALRLEAAAACVQEGSRAAFENDLRMQQARAELDRIDRTLPLLLGEQARLERELQSGGSEAERLAAVLEASEATRRATEEAIQAAAATLAASRADLDRARRESAEARAAHLAGEARLGAGLREREGLEESLRDLQATLARRAAERDEWRLRSAQIREQEGALETQCQAALTARAGATARDESAHAGLAYERSLVHAREQAVKEGRAAHGTVRERQQERELHLARIDADREHLERSCRDELATTVEALRLAPPPQDDGVPLEEREAEVQRIRTEIETSGPVNLMAVEQQTDLEERFAFLTAQKADLEQAIASLRETIRTINREARDRFKDAFEAIQGHFQVCFTTLFGGGKAELRLSEDEEDVLEAGVEVVAQPPGKRLQKIALLSGGEKALTAVALLVSLFRYRPSPFCILDEVDAPLDEANVERFTRLLQELRTDTQFILITHNRKSMEAADLLYGVTMEEPGVSKILPLRFE is encoded by the coding sequence ATGGCCCGGATCCTCAAGCTCGACCGGATGGAAATCCTCGGCTTCAAATCGTTCTACGGCCGCACGCGGTTCGACTTCCCGGACGGCATCACCGCCGTGGTCGGGCCAAACGGTTGCGGCAAGAGCAATATCGGCGACGCGATCTCCTGGGTGCTCGGAGAGCAGCGCGCCAGCTCCCTGCGCAGCGACCGGATGGAGGACGTGATCTTCAACGGCAGCGAGGGGCGCCGGCCTCTCGGCATGGCGGAGGTCTCCCTCCATTTCAAGAACATCCTCCTGGCAGGAAACGACCGCTCGCGCGGCAACGGAAACGGGCGCACCAACGGGCGAGGCGGTGGCAACGGTCACGCGGCCGGCAATGGGCACGACGCCGATCCCGTGCGGGCGCCGGATTCCATTCCGGTTCCGGAGCCCGTGGCTGCGTCGGGGCCCGCGGCGGCCCCGCCGGCCGCCGCCGACTTCCAGGTCCCGATCCCGGTTGCGACCAAAGGGGAGGGCGGGCCGGCCGGGCTCCTGGTCACCGGCATCGAAGAGATTCCGGAAGACGTGGTGGTCACGCGCCGCATCTACCGCTCGGGGGAGAGCGAGTACATCCTGAACGGAGCCCGCTGCCGGCTGAAGGACATCATGGACCTGCTCGCCAAGACCGACATCGGCTCGCGGCTGTACTCGACCATCGAGCAGGGGAAGATCGACCAGGTCCTGGCGGCGCGGCCGAAGGACCGGCGCGCCATGTTCGAGGAGGCCGCGGGAATCCTGGGGTACAAGGGAAAGCGGCGTCAGGCGGAGGTGAAGCTGGAGGCGGCCCACGCGAACCTGCTGCGGATCAACGACATCGTCGTGGAGGTCGAGAAGCAGATCCAGACCCTGCGCCGGCAGGCGGGAAAGGCCCGGCGCTATCAACGACTGGTCGAGAGCCTGCGCGCGAAACGCCTGGACCTGGCTCAGCGCCGCCTGGTCGCGCTCGACGCGGATCGGGACGCCACCGCGGCGGCGATCGAGGCGCTGCGCGCCGAAGAGGCGGCGGTGGCCTCGGGGCTGGCCGCCGGCGAAGCCGATCTCGAGCGCCTGCGGCTGCAGCTGGAGGAGGGGGAGGCCTCGGCCCGCCGTCGGCGCGAGGAGATCCACGCCTTCGACCTGGAGATCGACCGCATCCAGGAGCGCGTCCGATCGGGGAGGGAGCAGGGGCGGGAACTCGAAGCGCGGCTCGCCGAAGTCGAAGGGGAGCTGACGTCCCTTGCGACCAGGCTGTCCGAGAGGGAGGCGAGGCTCGCCGCGGTCGTGGCCGAGCTGGCCGCCCTGGAGTCGTCGCAGAGGCAGGGCACGGCGGCGAACCAGGCGGACGACGCGGATGACGGCGAGCGCGCCAGACACATCGTGTCGCTCGAGGCGGGGCTGGAGGCTGCGCGGGCGCGCCTCCTCGGAGAGATCGAAACCATGGCCGCCGCCACGCGCCGCCGGGCGATGCTCGAGGAGCAGGCGCGCCTGGCGCGCGCCTCCCTCGAAAAGGCCGGACGCGAGACCGGCGACCTGCGCGCCGCCCGCCAGCGGCTGGACGCCCAGGTCGCGACGCTCGAGCGCGAGAGCGAGGCGGGCTCCGATCGGGCTCGCGCCGCCGCCTCGGCGCATGACGCGAGCCTGGGGACCGATCGCGAGGCGGCCGCACGGCTCGCCGCGGCCGAGGGACGGGCGGAGGAGCTGAAGGGACGCGCCGCCGTCATGGCGGAGCGCCTGGCCGCCCTGGACGAGCTCGAAAGGCAGCGCGCCGGATTCTCGGAGGGCGTCGGCGACCTCCTGGGCGGAGCGGGCGGCGTCGCGGCGCGCGGCGTCGTGGGGGATCGCCTCGACGTGCCTCGCGGGCTCGAGAAGGCCATCGAGGCGACGCTCGGAGATCTGCTCGAGGGGGTGGTGGTCGACGGCGACGACGCGGCGGCGCGCGGCATCGGATACCTGAGGACCAGCGCCCGCGGGCGCGTCTCGTTCGTGGCGGAGGAGGTGGGGCCGTCCTCCGCGGAGGAGACGGGCGGACCCGGGGAGGCCGCGCGCCAGCCCGGAGTGATCGGCCGCCTCGCCGACCGCATCGCGGGCGCCCCGCCCGGGCCGATCGCCCGCATCCTCTCCCGGACGCTCCTGGTCGAAGACCTGGACAGGGCGCTCGACTTGAGGCGGTCCCACCCGGCGTTCGCCTACGTGACGCCCCAGGGGGACATCGTCCGGCTGGACGGGGCGATCACGGGTGGAGACGGACGGGCGCTGCAGCACTGGCTCCTGGCGCGACGGGCCGAACGGGAGGACATCGCCCGCCAGATCTCCGGGGTGGAGGCGGCACGCGCGACGGCCGAGGCCGACCTCATCGGCCTGAGGGAGGAACGTGCCGGCGCGGCGCTCCGTCTGGAGGCCGCGGCCGCCTGCGTGCAGGAGGGCTCGAGGGCCGCCTTCGAGAACGACCTGAGAATGCAGCAGGCGCGCGCCGAGCTCGACCGCATCGACCGGACGCTGCCGTTGCTGCTGGGGGAGCAGGCCCGCCTGGAGCGCGAGCTGCAGTCCGGCGGCTCGGAGGCGGAACGCCTCGCCGCCGTCCTCGAGGCTTCGGAGGCCACCCGCCGGGCCACGGAAGAGGCCATCCAGGCGGCCGCCGCCACGCTGGCGGCGTCCCGCGCCGACCTCGATCGGGCGCGCCGGGAATCGGCCGAGGCGCGCGCGGCTCATCTGGCCGGCGAGGCCAGGCTCGGCGCCGGCCTGCGCGAGAGAGAGGGCCTGGAGGAGAGCCTGCGCGACCTGCAGGCGACGCTCGCGCGGCGCGCGGCGGAGCGCGACGAGTGGCGCCTCCGTTCCGCGCAGATCCGGGAGCAGGAGGGGGCCCTCGAGACGCAGTGCCAGGCCGCCCTGACCGCCCGGGCGGGGGCGACGGCGCGCGACGAGTCGGCGCACGCCGGGCTGGCGTACGAGCGGAGCCTCGTGCACGCCCGCGAGCAGGCGGTCAAGGAGGGGCGCGCCGCGCACGGGACCGTGCGCGAGAGGCAGCAGGAGCGCGAGCTGCACCTGGCGCGGATCGACGCCGATCGCGAGCACCTCGAGCGCTCCTGCCGCGACGAGCTGGCGACGACGGTCGAAGCGCTCCGCCTGGCGCCGCCGCCTCAGGACGACGGCGTGCCGCTCGAAGAGCGCGAGGCCGAGGTGCAGCGCATCCGGACCGAGATCGAAACGAGCGGCCCGGTCAACCTGATGGCCGTCGAGCAGCAGACGGACCTCGAGGAGCGGTTCGCCTTTCTCACGGCGCAGAAGGCCGACCTGGAGCAGGCGATCGCCTCCCTGCGCGAGACCATCAGGACCATCAACCGCGAGGCGCGCGATCGGTTCAAGGACGCCTTCGAGGCGATCCAGGGGCACTTCCAGGTCTGCTTCACGACCCTGTTCGGCGGCGGCAAGGCCGAGCTGCGCCTGTCGGAGGACGAAGAGGACGTTCTCGAGGCGGGGGTCGAGGTCGTGGCGCAGCCCCCGGGCAAGAGGCTGCAGAAGATCGCCCTTCTGTCGGGCGGCGAGAAGGCCCTGACCGCGGTCGCCCTTCTGGTCTCGCTCTTCCGCTACCGGCCGTCGCCGTTCTGCATCCTCGACGAAGTGGATGCCCCCCTCGACGAGGCGAACGTCGAGCGGTTCACCAGGCTGCTTCAAGAATTACGGACCGACACGCAGTTCATCCTGATCACCCACAACCGCAAGAGCATGGAGGCGGCAGACCTCCTTTACGGAGTCACCATGGAAGAGCCGGGCGTCTCCAAGATATTGCCGCTGCGCTTCGAGTGA
- a CDS encoding glycerophosphoryl diester phosphodiesterase membrane domain-containing protein, with protein sequence MSGQDQYWVVAADGKEYGPADLETLRQWAKEGRVVHATHIRKSSGGTIYAGKMPELADVFPPRDTGAAGPPGQPAQGPPSVVVPLPAEFRVWEFIGRGWDVVKPHWLPLSAMFLIYWAICGLVPYLGACAQFIIGGALMVGIWREVLGTIDGRKPDVGRMFQGFDRFGDAFLAHLVSSILIVLGIVCLVVPGIILAIMWMFTLPVIGETPLGFWEAMRESSRLTEGYRWRLFLLALACLLVCLLGLLVFCVGVFVALAVNMTALGLAYRFLQAKKRQASQAPA encoded by the coding sequence GTGAGCGGCCAGGACCAGTACTGGGTCGTCGCGGCCGACGGGAAGGAGTACGGCCCCGCCGATCTCGAGACCCTCAGGCAATGGGCGAAGGAGGGGCGCGTCGTCCATGCCACGCACATCCGCAAGTCGAGCGGCGGCACGATCTACGCCGGCAAGATGCCCGAGCTCGCCGATGTCTTCCCGCCGCGCGACACCGGCGCCGCCGGGCCGCCGGGCCAGCCCGCCCAGGGCCCGCCGTCGGTCGTCGTGCCCCTGCCGGCGGAATTCCGCGTGTGGGAGTTCATCGGCAGGGGCTGGGACGTCGTCAAGCCGCACTGGCTGCCGCTGTCCGCCATGTTCTTGATCTATTGGGCCATTTGCGGCCTGGTGCCGTACCTCGGCGCCTGCGCACAGTTCATCATCGGCGGGGCCCTCATGGTCGGCATCTGGCGGGAGGTCCTCGGGACGATCGACGGCCGCAAGCCAGACGTGGGAAGAATGTTTCAGGGATTCGATCGCTTCGGCGACGCCTTCCTGGCGCATCTCGTCTCCTCGATCCTGATCGTGCTGGGTATCGTGTGTCTCGTCGTTCCAGGGATCATCCTGGCGATCATGTGGATGTTCACCCTCCCGGTGATCGGCGAGACGCCGCTCGGCTTCTGGGAGGCGATGCGGGAGAGCTCCCGGCTGACGGAGGGGTACCGCTGGCGCCTCTTCCTCCTGGCCCTCGCCTGCCTGCTGGTGTGCCTGCTGGGCCTTCTGGTCTTCTGCGTCGGGGTGTTCGTCGCCCTGGCCGTCAACATGACCGCCCTCGGCCTGGCCTACCGGTTCCTGCAGGCGAAGAAGAGACAGGCGTCCCAGGCGCCGGCGTAG